Genomic window (Desulforapulum autotrophicum HRM2):
TATTGGTCATTTTTTTGTCTGATTTTTTCTTGGCAGCAGTGGTTTTTGTTTTTGTAGTGGTTTTCTTTTTTGCAGCCATGGTTCCCCTTTTGCTGAAGTTGATTAAGAATTTTTTTGTTCGGACCGACACCTAATACAATTGAAAAAATAACCCAACACATATATAATTCAACGTATTTTGTAAATACTTTGTTGGTGGTTGAGGCGAGAGTCTTTTTTTTCTTTTTTTTGAGGGTCGGATGTCTGATAAGCTGAAAAATCTTGTTCACAGTCTCAAGGCGTATGGGAAAATTGCCATTGCTTTTTCCGGAGGTGTTGACAGCGCTTTTCTGGCGGCTGTGGCAAAAGACACCTGTGGGTCTTCCGTGGCAATTACGGTCAAGTCTGCGTTCCAATCCGGGCAGGAGGCTTACAATGCCGTTTGTATGGCTGAAGCGATTGGTATCCGGCATGTTGTTGTTCAGGCAGATGTGCTGGGAAATTCAAGGATTGTTAAGAATACAAGTGAGCGGTGTTATTTCTGCAAAAAAATGATTTTTTCCCTGTTAACGGACCGGGCTGACGAGCTGGGTCTGAAGACGATTGTTCATGGTGCTAATGTTGATGATTTGGCCGATTACCGGCCAGGGCTTAGAGCTGCCCGGGAAATGGGCGTGATTGCTCCCCTCTTGGACGCTGGGCTGACTAAGAACGAAATTCGTGATTTATCCAGGCGAGCCGGGCTTAAGACCTGGAATATGGACGCCCAGTCCTGCCTTGCCACCCGCATTCCCTATGGGGACACGATAACCCTTGAAAAGCTTGAAATGGTGGAAAACGGT
Coding sequences:
- the larE gene encoding ATP-dependent sacrificial sulfur transferase LarE, which encodes MSDKLKNLVHSLKAYGKIAIAFSGGVDSAFLAAVAKDTCGSSVAITVKSAFQSGQEAYNAVCMAEAIGIRHVVVQADVLGNSRIVKNTSERCYFCKKMIFSLLTDRADELGLKTIVHGANVDDLADYRPGLRAAREMGVIAPLLDAGLTKNEIRDLSRRAGLKTWNMDAQSCLATRIPYGDTITLEKLEMVENGERVLGALGFSGARVRFHGAVARIELKSQAVGQGLEMNKISEEKLRQTVVESFKKIGFKYICLDLEGYVMGSMNRSLGDSFLK